In one window of Macrobrachium rosenbergii isolate ZJJX-2024 chromosome 11, ASM4041242v1, whole genome shotgun sequence DNA:
- the LOC136843350 gene encoding dual specificity protein phosphatase 3 isoform X2 — MAGIKKVTTSRELLTAIHQIQPASKPLPGYEDKVVSRFPLGVCMDECYPNLYIGDIGAAKDKAYLQKVGITHVLNTAQGNKFATVDTDGVYYEDVGIKYLGMKLLDIPTANIAQFFTIGADFIEDALSSGGKVLVHCYMGISRSATIACAFLMLKRNMSALEGLTTLRKNRAIFPNDGFLKQLAELDNNLRSQRE; from the exons ATGGCTGGGATCAAGAAAGTAACAACATCTAGAGAGTTGCTTACTGCCATACATCAGATTCAGCCTGCTTCCAAGCCACTTCCAGGCTATGAAGATAAAGTGGTGTCCAGGTTCCCTCTAGGAGTGTGCATGGACGAATGCTACCCAAATTTGTACATTGGTGACAT AGGGGCTGCTAAAGACAAGGCTTATCTGCAGAAAGTTGGAATTACCCATGTTCTAAACACAGCCCAGGGCAATAAATTTGCAACTGTGGACACAGATGGAGTATATTATGAAGATGTTGGTATCAAGTATCTGGGAATGAAGCTGCTTGACATCCCAACTGCCAATATAGCACAGTTTTTCACTATTGGGGCTGATTTTATTGAAGATGCTCTTTCTAGTGGAG GGAAAGTTCTTGTGCACTGCTACATGGGCATTTCACGTTCTGCTACTATTGCCTGTGCCTTCCTGATGCTCAAAAGAAACATGTCTGCTCTGGAAGGCCTAACTACCCTGCGCAAAAATAGAGCCATCTTCCCAAATGATGGGTTCTTGAAGCAGTTGGCAGAACTGGATAATAACCTTCGATCTCAACGGGAATGA